From the genome of Vicia villosa cultivar HV-30 ecotype Madison, WI linkage group LG2, Vvil1.0, whole genome shotgun sequence, one region includes:
- the LOC131651241 gene encoding DNA polymerase lambda-like, with protein MAAKTKAATKQQCDPHGMFEGMIVFFVAKGVQSRRLQIWKQRMMQMGAVIEERFSKRVTHLFAVDSQTLLHELDSHRLLRFKGRVLQYQWLEESLKLGEKLSEDLYVLNLDPQGEGINEHDKSLDSKSTDQSISSEPQQLQNKKSKASSEDIEIVNLYSNGDKKENAPLSSTSTTNSHGENESLNNAERRSQHLDAENENEASSLPYCPPDLNKNITEIFGKLVNIYRALGEDRRSFSYYKAISVIEKLSFKIESADQIKNLPSIGKSMKEHIQEIITSGKLSKLEHFETDEKVQTISLFGEVWGVGPATALKLYDKGHRTLDDLRNDDSLTNAQKLGLKYFDDIRQRIPRHEVQEMEHILQKVGEDILPGAIIICGGSYRRGKATCGDIDIIITHPDGTSHKGFLPKFVKRLKDMNFLREDLIFSTHSEKGDDSGVDTYFGFCTYPGRELRHRIDLKVYPRDIYAFGLVAWTGNDVLNRRLRLQAESKGFRLDDTGLFPAIQGSGGKRGTKGTANMKLYTEREVFDFLGFPWLEPNERNL; from the exons ATGGCGGCAAAGACAAAAGCTGCAACGAAACAACAATGTGATCCTCACGGAATGTTTGAAGGAATGATTGTCTTCTTTGTAGCCAAAGGAGTTCAATCTCGGAGATTACAG ATTTGGAAGCAGAGGATGATGCAAATGGGGGCTGTGATAGAAGAGCGCTTCTCAAAACGTGTTACTCATCTTTTCGCCGTCGACTCACAAACCCTTCTACATGAACTCGATAGCCACCGCTTGTTACGTTTTAAAGGG AGAGTTCTCCAATATCAATGGCTGGAGGAAAGTTTGAAGTTAGGGGAGAAATTATCTGAGGATCTGTATGTACTGAATTTGGATCCTCAAGGGGAAGGTATCAATGAACATGACAAGTCTTTGGATTCCAAGTCAACTGATCAGAGCATTTCTAGCGAACCTCAACAATTACAAAATAAGAAGAGCAAAGCATCTTCTGAGGATATCGAAATTGTAAACCTTTATAGTAACGGGGATAAAAAAGAAAATGCACCACTTTCATCAACAAGCACGACAAACAGTCACGGTGAAAATGAGAGTTTAAATAACGCTGAGAGAAGATCACAACACCTTGATGCTGAAAATGAAAATGAGGCA TCGTCCTTGCCGTACTGTCCACCTGATCTAAACAAGAACATCACAGAGATATTTGGGAAACTTGTGAATATATATAGAG CATTGGGGGAGGACCGGAGATCGTTTAGCTATTACAAAGCTATTTCGGTGATTGAGAAGTTGTCATTTAAAATTGAAAGTGCAGATCAGATAAAAAACCTCCCGTCAATTGGAAAATCAATGAAGGAACAT ATTCAGGAGATAATCACTTCTGGGAAGTTATCGAAATTGGAACACTTTGAAACGGATGAAAAG GTGCAAACAATATCTTTATTTGGAGAAGTTTGGGGTGTAGGCCCAGCCACAGCTCTGAAATTGTATGACAAAGGGCACCGTACATTAGATGATCTTAGGAATGATGATTCACTTACAAATGCACAGAAGTTAGGATTGAAATACTTTGATGATATCAGGCAACGGATTCCACGCCATGAG GTTCAAGAGATGGAACACATTTTGCAGAAAGTTGGGGAGGATATTTTACCTGGG GCTATCATTATTTGTGGAGGATCATATCGACGCGGGAAAGCTACCTGTGGGGACATTGATATCATTATAACACATCCTGATGGAACAAG TCACAAAGGATTTTTGCCCAAGTTTGTCAAGCGTTTAAAGGATATGAATTTCCTGAGGGAGGATTTAATTTTCAGTACTCACAGTGAAAAG GGCGATGATTCTGGTGTTGACACATACTTTGGTTTTTGCACTTATCCTGGACGGGAGTTGCGGCATCGTATTGATTTAAAG GTATACCCAAGAGACATATATGCTTTCGGACTTGTAGCTTGGACCGGAAATGATGTATTAAATAGGAG GTTGAGGCTGCAAGCAGAATCTAAAGGATTCAGGCTTGATGATACAGGGTTGTTTCCTGCTATTCAGGGTTCTGGTGGCAAACGG GGCACAAAAGGTACTGCAAATATGAAATTGTATACAGAAAGGGAGGTGTTTGATTTCCTGGGTTTTCCTTGGCTTGAACCAAATGAAAGAAATCTCTAA